The following are encoded in a window of Coregonus clupeaformis isolate EN_2021a chromosome 22, ASM2061545v1, whole genome shotgun sequence genomic DNA:
- the LOC123481619 gene encoding protein TBATA-like, with the protein MSERPIFDPFGENKPEPSVSRHPHASPFSLGNRELTTVSLKVAEDSPLCHKPRVTLSTQRSSARFGAPSHSPFFCRNNPHPQRVRHIKGINDKQICVVNDVTFGQMPQYCLGRVLTPENNLVLQSNMPTAAIGTNSTYLPFDDLTGLQFFPLKQMDSPSLRLHAPASSCIPVEY; encoded by the exons GCCAGAGCCCAGTGTGTCCAGGCATCCCCATGCTTCGCCCTTCTCTCTGGGCAATCGTGAGCTCACCACTGTGTCCCTGAAAGTGGCAGAGGATAGCCCGCTATGCCACAAGCCCAGAGTGACCCTCTCCACCCAGCGCAGCAGTGCCCGCTTCGGAGCACCCAGCCACAGCCCCTTCTTCTGTAGGAACAACCCCCACCCACAGAGGGTCAGGCACATCAAGG GTATCAATGACAAACAAATCTGTGTTGTCAATGATGTCACCTTTGGCCAGATGCCCCAGTACTGCTTGGGCAGGGTTCTGACCCCTGAGAATAATCTGGTGTTGCAGTCAAACATGCCAACGGCGGCCATCGGCACCAACAGCACTTACCTCCCTTTTGACGACCTCACGGGCCTCCAGTTCTTCCCCCTGAAGCAGATGGATTCCCCCTCTCTGAGGTTACATGCAC CTGCATCCAGCTGTATTCCCGTGgagtactaa